Genomic segment of Acidiferrobacteraceae bacterium:
CAGCGGTGTCATCCAGCGACCGAAGCCGAGTAGCTGAATGGCGGAGCCGAGAAGCAGCCAGAGAGCCTTCGCGAGGATATCCATGGGGCGCTCCTTGTACAGGCAGGATCAGGGTCGAACCGGCACACGCTTGCGACCATGATTACGATAGCGCGATCAGGCACTGGTTAACAGGCACAGGCGGGCTGCCGAGGAAAGATCCTGGGCACGCGCAGGTCACTTTTCCAAAATTCAGCACCACTGTTATATATTGTATTGGAGTCATCCCTGGTCTCTGTCGCCCATGTCCGTATCGGTACCGCAAATTGTTCTCGCCGCGAAACAGCGTGAAATCGACGAGCTCAAGCGGCTGATGGCGCGCGCCCAGCTGGTCGCGGCCGCCGGCGCGATGATCCATGCACTCCAGGTGGAACGCGGGGCGACCAGCATCTATCTGGCCTCGTCCGGAAAGCGTTTTGCCGACGCGCGCAATGACTATATTAAGGAGTCGGAACAGGTCGAACAGCGCCTGCGCGCCCAGATTGAGGCCGAACTCGCCAATCCGTCCGGCGCCAACGCCCGCATCATCTCCCTCATCGCCTGGGTGTTGCTTGGTCTGGACACCATGCCGGAACTGCGCGAGTACATCGGACGTTTGGGCATGTCCGGCAATGACACCATCGCCGCCTTCAGCCGGCTGATCGCCGGGCACATCTCATTGATCTTTGAGGTCGCGGATGCGGCAATCGATCCGGAGATCTCGCAGCTGCTGGTCGCCTTGTTTAACCTGGTACAAGGCAAGGAGTACGCCGGTCAGGAACGTGCAGTGGGTGCCCTGGCGTTCGCATCCGGCATCTGCGGTGCACCGGTGCAGGAACGACTTGCGGGCCTGCGCGAGGCCCAGGACGACCACTTCCGCGTGTTTCTGAAATTCGCAGACGAGTCCGCCGCGATTGAATGGCAGGATATGCAGGGAACTTCCTATTCTGCGGAACTGGAGCGACTGCGTCGCCTGCTTTCCTCCAAGGGCGCACGCATGGTCCTGGACAAGAACCTTAGCGATACCTGGTTCGACCGTTGCACCGAAAGGATCACGGCACTGTGGACGCTGCAGTGCGCACTCGTCGACGAACTGCAACAACGATGTGCGGCGCGCATCGCCGATGCCGAACGCGAGCTCCAGGATTCCGAAGGCCTGGTCCGGAGCCTGCGGGAGAAACCGCCAGCCGGGGCCGGCCTCGTCGATCGCTTCTTCGATCCTGACGTGCCGGTAGAACAGTCCGTGGGCTTTCTCTCGCCGGGCGACGAACATCCGCACCGGGTCCATTCCGTGATCGAATTGCTGCAGGCACAGTCACGTCGCCTGGCCAACGTGGAAAGCGAACTGGCGTCGGCCCGGAGGGCGCTCGACGAAAGAAAGACGATCGAGCGCGCCAAGGGAATCATGATGGCGCGATTCAACCTGACGGAAGAAGAGGCCTACAAGAAACTACGATCGACATCGATGCAACAAAACCGCCGTCTGGTGGACGTTGCCGAGACCGTACTATCGTTGATCGATCTGTCCTGAGGCGAAGCAGCGCAGGCTAGTGGTGGATCCCGGCCGAAGTACCGATCAGGTAAACCAGCATCACGAGCAGAACCAGCGACACACCCTTCCAGAAGCGCACTGGGTGGCGCTCCAGCAGGGGCGCGCGCTCGCTGCGAAGAAAGCGCGGATTGGGGTGGCGCAGGTCGTAGAGAAACTCCGAGATTTCCTCGTATCGTTTCAGGGGATCGATATGCACCGCCTTGCGCACGGCACCGTCAATCCATGCCGGGATCCCGAGTTTGTTATCCAGCAGTGACTGGTACACCAGTTTGCGCTGTGCCGAACGGCTCGTTGCCTTTGCTACATTCGTGCCGTAGGGCAGTCGCCCCGACAGCATCTGGTAGGCAATAAGTCCGAGGGAGAACTGATCGGATCTGGGCGTGCCCGTAAAGCCAACGAAGTATTCCGGCGCCGCATACTGGGCAGTACCCAGAATTTGCTCAACTTGTCCCTTGCCTCCGATCTCCGCGACACCGGCAATGTGCACCGATCCGAGATCGATGAGCTTCACCGTACCGTTGCGGTCGATCATGACATTGTTCGGCCGCAGGTCCTGGTGCAGCATCTCGTGTCGATGCAGTGCCTGCAGGCCCTGGGCAATCTGTTCTACGATGCCCCGTACGGTTTCGACATCGGGTCGAGGATGGTCCCGCATCCACTGGGCGAGGGTCTGGCCCTCGATGAACTCGGTGACAATATAGAGGTAGTTCCGTTTGCGCGTCTGCTCGCAATGTTTCACTACGTGGACATTGTCGATGCGGCGTGCGACCCACTCCTCCATCAGGAAGCGGTCGAGATATTCGGGATCATCGCGCAGGTCAACGGACGGGACCTTGAGCACGACCTGCTTCTGACTGTTGGTATCAATCGCGAGGTATACATGGCTGCGGTTGCTGCCATGCAGTTCGCGGGCGATTTCGTATCCATCGAAGATCATCCGCGGGCGGAGTTCCGGCGGCAGGGGTAGTTCCGATATCTGCCTTTGCAACTCATTGATCGCGGGATCAGGCAGCCGCTCGATTCGGGCGATCTGTATGGTCAGATTGTCGGTGCTGCCCCGCCGCAAGGCCTCCTCGGCGATCACTTCCGCCGCCTGGTCAAGATCGTCGGCGTGTTGGCGGAAGGTCTCCAGCACGAAGCTTTCGGGTACGAATTCGTAGATGCCGTCCGTTGCCAGGACGAAGGCATCGCCGACTTCGATGGCGAGGGACTGGTAGTCGATCTCCAGCCGTTCCTTCATGCCCAGGGCACGGCTGAGAAAACTCTTTTCACGCGAGACCCACAGGCGGTGGTCCTCGGTCAGTTGTTCGAGGTGGTTGTCGAGAATCCGGTAGACACGCGCGTCGCCGGCACTGAAAACATGCGCGGTGCTGGATTTGAATACCAGCGCGCTGAAGGTGCAGACATAGCCGCGATTGATGTCGTAGCGATACGGACCGTTGCGCGTTTGCGCGTACAGCCAGGAATTGGCCGCCAGCAGTACCCGTTGTACCGAGGTCTTGACCGACCACGATTCGGGCGTGCTGTAGTAGTCCTCGAAGAAACCCCGGATTGCCGTCTCGCTGGCAAACTGGCTGACTTCGCTGCTGCTGATGCCATCGGCAAGCGCTATCCCAATCCCCTTCGAACTTAGAAGCGGTTCTTTCGGAACGGTTGCGCCGTGAAAATCCTGGTTCACCGGCTTGCGACCCTTGTCCGAGTATTGCCCAATGGCGATTTGCAGTGGCATCGACATGTTCACAAGAGACCGGCCCCTTCAGGAAAGGGGCCGGCAATTCAGCTTGCGAAAAAATCAGGCAACCTTCTTCAGGACGACGCGCTCCGCACTGGTTCGAACGTGCGTGTAGTACAGCGGCAGTCCCACCAGCACAAATCCGCCCACCATGTTGCCCAGTGCGGTCGGAATTTCATTCCAGACAAAGTAGTCGGCAACGGTGAAGCCACCACCCATGATCATGGAGAACGGGAACAGGAACATGTTCGCATGACCGGCATCCACATGGCCATCATCTTGCTGGTAGCCGAGGTGGAAATCATGGCGCCAACCACACCCATGGACACCATCCAGTTGCATAGCATGCCGCGGATGAAAATGGTTACCCAGCCTTCCATACCGTGCGACTTGTAGCCCAGGGTACGGGCTTCACCGATGTGTCCGACCTTCGCGGCGATGGCACCGCCGTCCGTGGTGTAGCCGTAGGTCAGGATGAACGACAT
This window contains:
- a CDS encoding nitrate- and nitrite sensing domain-containing protein translates to MSVSVPQIVLAAKQREIDELKRLMARAQLVAAAGAMIHALQVERGATSIYLASSGKRFADARNDYIKESEQVEQRLRAQIEAELANPSGANARIISLIAWVLLGLDTMPELREYIGRLGMSGNDTIAAFSRLIAGHISLIFEVADAAIDPEISQLLVALFNLVQGKEYAGQERAVGALAFASGICGAPVQERLAGLREAQDDHFRVFLKFADESAAIEWQDMQGTSYSAELERLRRLLSSKGARMVLDKNLSDTWFDRCTERITALWTLQCALVDELQQRCAARIADAERELQDSEGLVRSLREKPPAGAGLVDRFFDPDVPVEQSVGFLSPGDEHPHRVHSVIELLQAQSRRLANVESELASARRALDERKTIERAKGIMMARFNLTEEEAYKKLRSTSMQQNRRLVDVAETVLSLIDLS
- a CDS encoding bifunctional protein-serine/threonine kinase/phosphatase, with amino-acid sequence MPLQIAIGQYSDKGRKPVNQDFHGATVPKEPLLSSKGIGIALADGISSSEVSQFASETAIRGFFEDYYSTPESWSVKTSVQRVLLAANSWLYAQTRNGPYRYDINRGYVCTFSALVFKSSTAHVFSAGDARVYRILDNHLEQLTEDHRLWVSREKSFLSRALGMKERLEIDYQSLAIEVGDAFVLATDGIYEFVPESFVLETFRQHADDLDQAAEVIAEEALRRGSTDNLTIQIARIERLPDPAINELQRQISELPLPPELRPRMIFDGYEIARELHGSNRSHVYLAIDTNSQKQVVLKVPSVDLRDDPEYLDRFLMEEWVARRIDNVHVVKHCEQTRKRNYLYIVTEFIEGQTLAQWMRDHPRPDVETVRGIVEQIAQGLQALHRHEMLHQDLRPNNVMIDRNGTVKLIDLGSVHIAGVAEIGGKGQVEQILGTAQYAAPEYFVGFTGTPRSDQFSLGLIAYQMLSGRLPYGTNVAKATSRSAQRKLVYQSLLDNKLGIPAWIDGAVRKAVHIDPLKRYEEISEFLYDLRHPNPRFLRSERAPLLERHPVRFWKGVSLVLLVMLVYLIGTSAGIHH